The genomic stretch TAAGTATATATAAATTATAGTATACATATATTAACAAAATTGTCAAGGAATTAAAGTGCACTTATATGCAAAAAACTATTTATTTCTATATAAAAACCCCAAGCATTATATAATAATACTTGGGGAAAAACTATGATTAGAATATATTAATTAAAAGTTAACATCGTTTCCATAATAAGCTGCTTCTAATACTTTTTTCATATTAGCTTCATCTGTTTCTCTTGGGTTAGAGCCAGTACAAGGATCAGTTACAGCGTTTTTAACTATACTGTCGCACTTTTGTTTGAAGTGTTCTTCTGTTACTCCGTTTTCTTTATAAGTTTGTTTAATGCCTAATTTAGCATTTAACTCTTTTACTTTTTTAACTAATGAAGCTGTAAGTTCGGCGTCAGTATTACCAGAAAGTTTAAGCATTCTAGCTATATCAGCAAATCTGTCGGCACAAACTTTTGAATTGTACTCTATAACATAAGGAAGAAGTATAGCATTGCATCTTCCATGTGTGATGTGGAATTCGGCACCTGTTTTATGAGCCAAACTATGAACTATACCAAGCAAAGCATTTGAAAAAGCCATACCAGCCAAACATTGAGCAACATGAAGTTTTGCTCTTCCTTCTTTATCACCCTTAACTGCTTTTTCTATATTATGCACTATCATATATATTGCTTTCATAGCTAAAGCATCTGTTATATCAGTTCTAAGTGATGCAACATATGCTTCTATAGAGTGAGTAAGTGCATCCATACCAGTATCAGCAGAAACTGTCTCCGGCATTGTCATAGGTATAGAGTAATCAAGTATAGCAATATCCGGAGTAATTTCAAAGTCTGCTAATGGGTATTTGATATTTGTAGAATAATCAGTTATAACTGAAAAAGCTGTAACTTCTGAAGCAGTACCGCTTGTAGAAGGTATAGCTGCAAATATAGCTTTTTTTCTAAGTTTAGGCATAGTAAAAGGAGTTTTAATATCATCAAATTTTTTATCCGGATATTCATAGAAAACCCACATAGCTTTAGCAGCATCAAGAGCAGAACCACCGCCTAAAGCTACTATTAAATCCGGATTAAACTCTCTCATAGCCTCAGCACCTTTATAAACCGTTTCTATAGAAGGGTCTGGTTCAACACCATCAAAAATTTTTACTTCCAAACCAGCCTCTTTTAATATCTTTTCGCATTTATCAAGAAAGCCGCCTCTTTTCATAGAAGAGCCTCCAGTAACAATTATTGCCTTTTTATGATCTTGTAAATTTTTTAATTCCTCCATAGCGTTATCGCCATAGTATAAATCTCTAGGAATAGTAAATCTTGACATTTTTTAATCTCCTAAAATATCATTTTATTGTTCTTAATTATAACATTTATAAATACAATGTCAATGATATTATTATTAAATACATACATTTTTTAATAATTATAATATATAAAATTTGTATAATACATCATTCTTTTTAAATTTATTATTTATTATGTAATGATAAATATTATTATTATATAATAATATATTTTAAATGTATAAAATAAGGTATAAAATATTGAATGATGAATTATAAATTAAATTTTTATAATAATATGAATATTCAATAATAAAAATACTTTAATTCTATAATTTTATAAATATCTAATATAAAAAAAGAGCAGAAATATAAATTTCTGCTCTTTATATAATATCATAAAAAACGAATAATATTTTAAAAAATTAATCCCTGCTGAAATTCTGATATATAAATTTAAATGGTATATATATTTTACCATTTTCAGCATAATCATTCCATAAACCTTGAGGAGGAGGCTTTAATTTTTTAGCATACTCTATTGCTTTAGAGCATGAATTATCAAGGCTGGTTTGTCCGTTTTCTGATTTCTTTAAAAATTTTTCAAATAATATATTACCCTCTTCATCTATAGATATTAAAACCTCAACTTCATCTGTTCTTATAAGCCCTAAATAATGAGCCTGATTAGGTATAGTAAGATACCAAGAATCTCTTATAGAACCCACCAAAGAATAAAAATACCAAAAATATTCCTGAGCTTTTGTTCCAAGCTGTATGCTTCCAGTTTCGCTTGAAAATACAACAGCTCTGTCTGCACCCTCTTCAAAAGAGGCTGGAATTTTAGTGTCTCCCTTTATACCGGGATTTTTAGGTTTATATGTTTCTATATTATCCCTGCTTGTTTCTCTTCCTAATTCTTTTCTCTGATTTTGATTTTGCAATGTATTATTATTATTA from Brachyspira murdochii DSM 12563 encodes the following:
- a CDS encoding TonB C-terminal domain-containing protein, which encodes MKEKIKKLKQKIIKRKDIIFSVIVSFILHVFIFSFINTSIMQDVFAYEKAKQEAEEETKKDDYMFLVETPEVEEEESKEDTPFASDKTLRSKGQTDVKPSKTFSDTSVFSFLGDGANSPVVERRPNQNFNNNNTLQNQNQRKELGRETSRDNIETYKPKNPGIKGDTKIPASFEEGADRAVVFSSETGSIQLGTKAQEYFWYFYSLVGSIRDSWYLTIPNQAHYLGLIRTDEVEVLISIDEEGNILFEKFLKKSENGQTSLDNSCSKAIEYAKKLKPPPQGLWNDYAENGKIYIPFKFIYQNFSRD
- a CDS encoding iron-containing alcohol dehydrogenase, giving the protein MSRFTIPRDLYYGDNAMEELKNLQDHKKAIIVTGGSSMKRGGFLDKCEKILKEAGLEVKIFDGVEPDPSIETVYKGAEAMREFNPDLIVALGGGSALDAAKAMWVFYEYPDKKFDDIKTPFTMPKLRKKAIFAAIPSTSGTASEVTAFSVITDYSTNIKYPLADFEITPDIAILDYSIPMTMPETVSADTGMDALTHSIEAYVASLRTDITDALAMKAIYMIVHNIEKAVKGDKEGRAKLHVAQCLAGMAFSNALLGIVHSLAHKTGAEFHITHGRCNAILLPYVIEYNSKVCADRFADIARMLKLSGNTDAELTASLVKKVKELNAKLGIKQTYKENGVTEEHFKQKCDSIVKNAVTDPCTGSNPRETDEANMKKVLEAAYYGNDVNF